In Meleagris gallopavo isolate NT-WF06-2002-E0010 breed Aviagen turkey brand Nicholas breeding stock chromosome 3, Turkey_5.1, whole genome shotgun sequence, one DNA window encodes the following:
- the ADNP2 gene encoding activity-dependent neuroprotector homeobox protein 2 isoform X1 has product MFQIPVQNLDNIRKARKRVKGILVELGLDSCRELLKNLKSFDPGEKYFCNTSWSDVSPWESVGKRKRYRTKPYCCSLCKFSSKLLTSLRNHLHRYHEDEMDQELVVPCPKCVFASEPKVVGKHIRMFHSSNKRIQNYTVSILDGMKQFRSDIINFTCLKCNFTDTLYYNMKKHVLMNHFQNLISTYFGQRPDESKENSIENYCKKCNASANSQDSLMYHVLTAETHRDLENKLRSVISEHIKKPGLVKQMQIAPKLPQSVPVAAPSLGPPVAPAGSISAPACIQLAFPQNNQNQTVVQPKVQNTVTSLTVPSASCSVPHTTSVPVVAPSHVTLVSSHLPVGQNNVNIQPSPSQPLIVSHRLPLNQPVTAGAVPLNHSVGTLNTTVAPAVLPVNQPVRPGLFPVNQSVGTVNSPVAAAALPGTQPVSPASQPVAPGVLSVNHSAESVNRPVGPTVLPVAQTVASGVLQLNQSAVSAVVPVRPPVRPGFLQLNQPVAPAVIPVNQSVRSTVSQNTTFLATGSILRQLIPTGKQFNGIPTYTLAPVSVTLPVPPGGGVTVGTPPQVPIQLMQSGTVTQLSQSPASAPSPPVVLTTPSISLQASPPDSETSQTLGKAKQWKICPVCNELFPSNVYEVHMEVAHKHGEVKVEEAQEPDKLAACAPFLRWMTEKTVRCFSCKCFLCEEELMKHLLMHGLACLFCTVTFHDLKSLAEHNRSTHSGKKQLHADYSNRGFQLGNEAQGDLVFPHFDFSTVLPEEDIGEREVHLAVLAGVNSRTLVPIYIKVKPQAAELNNGCNKVFTCPFCFSLFISQETYEMHLKERHHVMPTVHTILKSPAFKCIHCCGVYTGNMTLTAIAVHLLRCRSAPKNSNSSVKMQLERTEKKELLFVNGEKHDSVIKRKQSDTCFVTEDQKNKEQQPLSLSTGLALYSEDELYSGLVPFKRQKISIRTEIKKISSEDLRVLAVDPRQYDHSSYETQKQFLTDYFHVRPYPSKKEMQLLSTLLYAWKIDVASFFGKRRNICLKAINSHKPSVLLGFSMSELKNIKHKLNIKDEPLNM; this is encoded by the exons ATGTTTCAAATTCCTGTTCAAAATCTTGATAATATCAGGAAGGCTCGCAAAAGGGTGAAAGGCATTCTTGTGGAACTTGGGCTTGACAGCTGCAGGGAATTGTTGAAG aaTCTTAAAAGTTTTGACCCAGGtgaaaaatacttctgcaaCACTTCGTGGAGTGATGTCTCTCCTTGGGAGTCTGTGGGCAAAAGGAAG AGATACAGAACAAAGCCGTACTGCTGTAGTTTATGCAAGTTCTCATCAAAATTACTTACTTCATTGAGGAATCATTTGCACCGTTACCATGAAGATGAAATGGATCAAGAGCTTGTAGTACCTTGCCCAAAATGTGTGTTTGCTTCTGAGCCAAAAGTAGTGGGAAAACATATCCGAATGTTTCATTCGTCTAATAAGAGAATACAGAACTATACAGTTAGCATCTTGGATGGCATGAAACAATTCAGGAGTGACATCATTAACTTTACATGTCTAAAATGTAACTTTACAGACACGTTATATTATAACATGAAGAAACACGTGCTGATGAACCATTTTCAAAACTTAATAAGTACATATTTTGGCCAGAGACCTgatgaaagtaaagaaaattctATTGAGAACTACTGTAAAAAATGTAATGCTTCTGCAAACAGCCAAGATTCTTTAATGTATCATGTCTTGACAGCTGAAACACACAGAGACCTAGAGAACAAACTTCGGTCTGTAATTTCAGAGCATATTAAGAAACCAGGACTTGTGAAACAAATGCAGATTGCTCCAAAGCTTCCCCAAAGCGTACCTGTAGCTGCTCCATCTTTAGGTCCTCCTGTGGCCCCAGCAGGTTCCATCTCAGCTCCAGCTTGTATCCAACTTGCATTCCCACAGAATAATCAAAACCAGACTGTGGTGCAGCCGAAAGTTCAGAATACAGTCACATCACTGACTGTTCCAAGTGCCTCTTGTAGTGTTCCACATACAACTTCTGTTCCAGTTGTTGCCCCATCACATGTTACTCTTGTATCCAGTCACCTTCCTGTAGGTCAGAATAATGTTAATATTCAGCCATCTCCTTCTCAACCTCTCATTGTTTCTCACAGGCTTCCTCTTAATCAGCCTGtcacagctggggctgttccTCTGAATCATTCTGTTGGGACCCTAAATACAACTGTGGCCCCTGCAGTTCTTCCTGTTAATCAACCAGTCAGGCCTGGACTCTTTCCTGTTAATCAGTCTGTTGGTACTGTAAATAGTCCAGTTGCAGCTGCAGCATTACCTGGTACTCAGCCTGTCAGCCCTGCCAGTCAACCAGTTGCACCAGGAGTTCTCTCAGTTAACCATTCGGCTGAGAGTGTCAACAGACCCGTTGGTCCCACAGTCCTTCCTGTGGCTCAGACAGTTGCTTCAGGAGTTCTACAGCTTAATCAGTCTGCTGTGTCTGCAGTTGTTCCTGTCAGACCGCCTGTTAGACCTGGCTTTCTTCAGCTTAATCAACCTGTTGCCCCAGCAGTTATCCCAGTAAACCAGTCAGTCAGATCTACAGTTTCCCAAAACACAACTTTTTTGGCTACAGGTTCTATACTTAGGCAGTTGATTCCAACTGGGAAGCAGTTTAATGGAATACCTACCTACACACTTGCTCCAGTTTCAGTTACTTTGCCTGTACCTCCTGGTGGTGGAGTAACTGTGGGAACTCCACCGCAAGTGCCTATCCAGCTAATGCAGTCTGGGACAGTAACTCAGTTATCTCAGTCACCAGCTAGTGCACCCTCTCCTCCAGTGGTTTTAACAACTCCGAGTATATCATTACAAGCTTCCCCACCTGATTCTGAAACAAGTCAGACCCTTGGAAAGGCGAAGCAGTGGAAGATTTGCCCTGTTTGCAATGAGCTTTTTCCATCAAATGTCTATGAGGTGCATATGGAAGTGGCCCACAAACACGGTGAAGTAAAAGTAGAGGAAGCCCAGGAGCCCGACAAACTTGCAGCTTGTGCACCCTTTCTAAGGTGGATGACAGAAAAGACGGTCCGATGTTTCTCTTGTAAATGCTTTCTCTGTGAGGAAGAGCTCATGAAACATCTCCTGATGCATGGCTTAGCTTGCTTGTTTTGCACAGTGACTTTCCACGACTTAAAAAGCCTTGCGGAACACAATAGATCTACGCACAGTGGCAAAAAGCAGTTACATGCAGATTACAGCAACAGAGGATTTCAGCTAGGTAATGAGGCTCAGGGTGACCTGGTATTTCCCCACTTTGATTTCAGTACAGTGTTACCAGAAGAAGACATTGGTGAAAGAGAAGTACACTTGGCAGTGCTTGCTGGAGTAAATTCAAGGACGCTTGTCCCCATTTACATCAAAGTGAAACCTCAGGCAGCAGAACTGAACAATGGATGCAACAAAGTGTTCACCTGCCcgttttgtttcagtttgtttatTAGTCAGGAAACCtatgaaatgcatttgaaaGAGAGGCATCATGTTATGCCAACTGTACATACAATTTTAAAGTCTCCAGCTTTCAAGTGCATCCACTGTTGTGGCGTGTACACTGGAAATATGACTCTAACAGCTATTGCTGTGCATTTGCTCCGTTGTAGAAGTGCTCCCAAAAACAGCAACTCAAGTGTGAAGATGCAGCTTGAGCGTACTGAGAAGAAAGAACTACTGTTTGTGAATGGAGAAAAGCATGATTCTGTAATTAAGAGAAAGCAGTCTGATACCTGCTTTGTTACAGAAGACCAAAAGAATAAGGAACAGCAGCCACTAAGCTTAAGTACTGGACTAGCTCTGTATTCAGAAGATGAGTTGTATTCAGGGCTAGTGCCTTTCAAACGACAGAAGATTAGTATTAGGACTGAGATAAAGAAAATTTCGAGTGAGGATCTTCGTGTTCTAGCAGTAGATCCCAGACAATATGATCACAGTTCGTATGAAACTCAAAAACAGTTTTTGACAGACTATTTTCATGTGAGGCCATATCCTTCAAAAAAAGAGATGCAGTTATTGTCCACACTGCTGTATGCTTGGAAAATTGATGTTGCATCATTCtttggaaaaaggagaaatatatgCTTAAAGGCAATAAATAGTCACAAAccatctgtgctgctgggttTCAGTATGTCAGAACTAAAAAATATTAAGcacaaattaaatataaaagatgaaccattaaatatgtaa
- the ADNP2 gene encoding activity-dependent neuroprotector homeobox protein 2 isoform X2, with product MDQELVVPCPKCVFASEPKVVGKHIRMFHSSNKRIQNYTVSILDGMKQFRSDIINFTCLKCNFTDTLYYNMKKHVLMNHFQNLISTYFGQRPDESKENSIENYCKKCNASANSQDSLMYHVLTAETHRDLENKLRSVISEHIKKPGLVKQMQIAPKLPQSVPVAAPSLGPPVAPAGSISAPACIQLAFPQNNQNQTVVQPKVQNTVTSLTVPSASCSVPHTTSVPVVAPSHVTLVSSHLPVGQNNVNIQPSPSQPLIVSHRLPLNQPVTAGAVPLNHSVGTLNTTVAPAVLPVNQPVRPGLFPVNQSVGTVNSPVAAAALPGTQPVSPASQPVAPGVLSVNHSAESVNRPVGPTVLPVAQTVASGVLQLNQSAVSAVVPVRPPVRPGFLQLNQPVAPAVIPVNQSVRSTVSQNTTFLATGSILRQLIPTGKQFNGIPTYTLAPVSVTLPVPPGGGVTVGTPPQVPIQLMQSGTVTQLSQSPASAPSPPVVLTTPSISLQASPPDSETSQTLGKAKQWKICPVCNELFPSNVYEVHMEVAHKHGEVKVEEAQEPDKLAACAPFLRWMTEKTVRCFSCKCFLCEEELMKHLLMHGLACLFCTVTFHDLKSLAEHNRSTHSGKKQLHADYSNRGFQLGNEAQGDLVFPHFDFSTVLPEEDIGEREVHLAVLAGVNSRTLVPIYIKVKPQAAELNNGCNKVFTCPFCFSLFISQETYEMHLKERHHVMPTVHTILKSPAFKCIHCCGVYTGNMTLTAIAVHLLRCRSAPKNSNSSVKMQLERTEKKELLFVNGEKHDSVIKRKQSDTCFVTEDQKNKEQQPLSLSTGLALYSEDELYSGLVPFKRQKISIRTEIKKISSEDLRVLAVDPRQYDHSSYETQKQFLTDYFHVRPYPSKKEMQLLSTLLYAWKIDVASFFGKRRNICLKAINSHKPSVLLGFSMSELKNIKHKLNIKDEPLNM from the coding sequence ATGGATCAAGAGCTTGTAGTACCTTGCCCAAAATGTGTGTTTGCTTCTGAGCCAAAAGTAGTGGGAAAACATATCCGAATGTTTCATTCGTCTAATAAGAGAATACAGAACTATACAGTTAGCATCTTGGATGGCATGAAACAATTCAGGAGTGACATCATTAACTTTACATGTCTAAAATGTAACTTTACAGACACGTTATATTATAACATGAAGAAACACGTGCTGATGAACCATTTTCAAAACTTAATAAGTACATATTTTGGCCAGAGACCTgatgaaagtaaagaaaattctATTGAGAACTACTGTAAAAAATGTAATGCTTCTGCAAACAGCCAAGATTCTTTAATGTATCATGTCTTGACAGCTGAAACACACAGAGACCTAGAGAACAAACTTCGGTCTGTAATTTCAGAGCATATTAAGAAACCAGGACTTGTGAAACAAATGCAGATTGCTCCAAAGCTTCCCCAAAGCGTACCTGTAGCTGCTCCATCTTTAGGTCCTCCTGTGGCCCCAGCAGGTTCCATCTCAGCTCCAGCTTGTATCCAACTTGCATTCCCACAGAATAATCAAAACCAGACTGTGGTGCAGCCGAAAGTTCAGAATACAGTCACATCACTGACTGTTCCAAGTGCCTCTTGTAGTGTTCCACATACAACTTCTGTTCCAGTTGTTGCCCCATCACATGTTACTCTTGTATCCAGTCACCTTCCTGTAGGTCAGAATAATGTTAATATTCAGCCATCTCCTTCTCAACCTCTCATTGTTTCTCACAGGCTTCCTCTTAATCAGCCTGtcacagctggggctgttccTCTGAATCATTCTGTTGGGACCCTAAATACAACTGTGGCCCCTGCAGTTCTTCCTGTTAATCAACCAGTCAGGCCTGGACTCTTTCCTGTTAATCAGTCTGTTGGTACTGTAAATAGTCCAGTTGCAGCTGCAGCATTACCTGGTACTCAGCCTGTCAGCCCTGCCAGTCAACCAGTTGCACCAGGAGTTCTCTCAGTTAACCATTCGGCTGAGAGTGTCAACAGACCCGTTGGTCCCACAGTCCTTCCTGTGGCTCAGACAGTTGCTTCAGGAGTTCTACAGCTTAATCAGTCTGCTGTGTCTGCAGTTGTTCCTGTCAGACCGCCTGTTAGACCTGGCTTTCTTCAGCTTAATCAACCTGTTGCCCCAGCAGTTATCCCAGTAAACCAGTCAGTCAGATCTACAGTTTCCCAAAACACAACTTTTTTGGCTACAGGTTCTATACTTAGGCAGTTGATTCCAACTGGGAAGCAGTTTAATGGAATACCTACCTACACACTTGCTCCAGTTTCAGTTACTTTGCCTGTACCTCCTGGTGGTGGAGTAACTGTGGGAACTCCACCGCAAGTGCCTATCCAGCTAATGCAGTCTGGGACAGTAACTCAGTTATCTCAGTCACCAGCTAGTGCACCCTCTCCTCCAGTGGTTTTAACAACTCCGAGTATATCATTACAAGCTTCCCCACCTGATTCTGAAACAAGTCAGACCCTTGGAAAGGCGAAGCAGTGGAAGATTTGCCCTGTTTGCAATGAGCTTTTTCCATCAAATGTCTATGAGGTGCATATGGAAGTGGCCCACAAACACGGTGAAGTAAAAGTAGAGGAAGCCCAGGAGCCCGACAAACTTGCAGCTTGTGCACCCTTTCTAAGGTGGATGACAGAAAAGACGGTCCGATGTTTCTCTTGTAAATGCTTTCTCTGTGAGGAAGAGCTCATGAAACATCTCCTGATGCATGGCTTAGCTTGCTTGTTTTGCACAGTGACTTTCCACGACTTAAAAAGCCTTGCGGAACACAATAGATCTACGCACAGTGGCAAAAAGCAGTTACATGCAGATTACAGCAACAGAGGATTTCAGCTAGGTAATGAGGCTCAGGGTGACCTGGTATTTCCCCACTTTGATTTCAGTACAGTGTTACCAGAAGAAGACATTGGTGAAAGAGAAGTACACTTGGCAGTGCTTGCTGGAGTAAATTCAAGGACGCTTGTCCCCATTTACATCAAAGTGAAACCTCAGGCAGCAGAACTGAACAATGGATGCAACAAAGTGTTCACCTGCCcgttttgtttcagtttgtttatTAGTCAGGAAACCtatgaaatgcatttgaaaGAGAGGCATCATGTTATGCCAACTGTACATACAATTTTAAAGTCTCCAGCTTTCAAGTGCATCCACTGTTGTGGCGTGTACACTGGAAATATGACTCTAACAGCTATTGCTGTGCATTTGCTCCGTTGTAGAAGTGCTCCCAAAAACAGCAACTCAAGTGTGAAGATGCAGCTTGAGCGTACTGAGAAGAAAGAACTACTGTTTGTGAATGGAGAAAAGCATGATTCTGTAATTAAGAGAAAGCAGTCTGATACCTGCTTTGTTACAGAAGACCAAAAGAATAAGGAACAGCAGCCACTAAGCTTAAGTACTGGACTAGCTCTGTATTCAGAAGATGAGTTGTATTCAGGGCTAGTGCCTTTCAAACGACAGAAGATTAGTATTAGGACTGAGATAAAGAAAATTTCGAGTGAGGATCTTCGTGTTCTAGCAGTAGATCCCAGACAATATGATCACAGTTCGTATGAAACTCAAAAACAGTTTTTGACAGACTATTTTCATGTGAGGCCATATCCTTCAAAAAAAGAGATGCAGTTATTGTCCACACTGCTGTATGCTTGGAAAATTGATGTTGCATCATTCtttggaaaaaggagaaatatatgCTTAAAGGCAATAAATAGTCACAAAccatctgtgctgctgggttTCAGTATGTCAGAACTAAAAAATATTAAGcacaaattaaatataaaagatgaaccattaaatatgtaa